The following coding sequences are from one Hymenobacter sp. DG25A window:
- a CDS encoding NAD(P)H-dependent glycerol-3-phosphate dehydrogenase, with protein MEKIAMIGGGSWATALTKILSENGARVGWWMRSKDDVQHLQHTRHNRRYLSSVAFDLTRVFPSTDLEATVKDADWLVLAVPAAFVKEALDKLDRDSLKSKRVISAIKGMIPGKNVLVTDYVAERFRLPHTQLGVVAGPCHAEEVALEKQSYLTIGGTDMLLAEDFSQLLRNRYTKAYPMADLDGIEYCAVMKNIIALTSGIAHGLGYGDNFQAVLVSNAVQEMRRFVHAINPQARDLSASAYLGDLLVTAYSQFSRNRTFGNMIGRGYSVKSAQMEMNMVAEGYYAVKSIHELNKKLNVSMPITSAAYHILYEKISPAVELEILKEKLR; from the coding sequence GTGGAAAAAATAGCCATGATTGGCGGGGGCTCGTGGGCCACTGCTCTTACCAAGATTCTGTCTGAAAACGGGGCCCGCGTGGGCTGGTGGATGCGTAGCAAGGACGATGTGCAGCACCTGCAGCACACCCGTCACAACCGCCGCTACCTGTCCTCCGTTGCCTTTGACCTCACGCGCGTGTTCCCCTCCACCGACCTGGAGGCCACCGTGAAGGATGCCGACTGGCTGGTGCTGGCCGTGCCGGCCGCTTTCGTGAAAGAAGCCCTGGACAAGCTGGACAGGGACTCCCTGAAGAGCAAGCGCGTTATCTCGGCCATTAAAGGCATGATTCCGGGGAAGAATGTCCTGGTGACGGACTACGTGGCCGAGCGTTTCCGGCTTCCGCACACCCAACTGGGCGTAGTAGCCGGCCCCTGCCACGCCGAGGAAGTGGCCCTGGAAAAGCAGAGCTACCTCACCATTGGCGGCACCGACATGCTGCTGGCCGAGGATTTCAGCCAGTTGCTGCGCAACCGCTATACCAAGGCCTATCCCATGGCCGATTTAGATGGCATTGAGTACTGTGCCGTGATGAAAAACATCATTGCCCTTACCAGCGGCATAGCCCACGGCCTGGGCTACGGCGACAACTTTCAGGCGGTGCTGGTGAGCAACGCGGTGCAGGAAATGCGCCGCTTTGTACACGCCATCAACCCCCAGGCCCGAGACCTGTCGGCCTCCGCTTACCTCGGCGACCTGCTGGTAACAGCCTACTCCCAGTTCTCTCGCAACCGCACGTTCGGCAACATGATTGGGCGCGGGTACTCCGTGAAATCGGCCCAGATGGAAATGAACATGGTGGCTGAAGGCTACTATGCCGTCAAGAGCATTCATGAGCTTAACAAGAAGCTGAATGTATCCATGCCCATTACCTCGGCGGCGTATCATATTCTGTATGAAAAGATTTCGCCGGCCGTGGAGTTGGAGATTCTGAAGGAAAAGCTGCGGTAG
- a CDS encoding glycosyl transferase: MKVSGFTFVRNAVLYDYPVVESIQSLLPLCDEVVVAVGNSSDDTLGLIRSINSPKIRIIETTWDDSLREGGKVLAVETDKALAAIAPDADWAIYLQADEVLHEQDYPAIRAGMQRWVSDKQVDGLLLKYRHFYGSYDYLGDAPRWYRREIRIVRPGAGIYSYRDAQGFRKNQDEKLRVKLLDATVHHYGYVKAPAAMQRKQETFGKLWHSDEWMAEHVVPATEFDYSQVDSLQRYTGTHPQVMLARIKTQNWQYEHDMSRNRYRRKDQLKHLVEKLTGYRPGEYRNYKLV; encoded by the coding sequence ATGAAGGTTTCCGGTTTCACTTTCGTGCGCAATGCCGTGCTATATGACTACCCGGTGGTGGAAAGCATTCAGTCCCTGCTGCCGCTTTGCGATGAAGTGGTGGTGGCCGTGGGTAATTCCTCAGATGATACCCTGGGGCTGATTCGCAGCATCAACTCCCCCAAAATCCGGATTATAGAAACCACCTGGGATGATTCCCTGCGGGAAGGGGGCAAAGTGCTGGCCGTGGAAACCGATAAAGCCCTGGCCGCCATTGCGCCCGACGCCGACTGGGCTATTTACCTGCAGGCCGATGAGGTGCTGCACGAGCAGGATTACCCGGCTATTCGGGCCGGCATGCAGCGCTGGGTTTCTGATAAACAGGTAGATGGCCTGCTGCTGAAATACCGCCATTTCTATGGCTCTTATGATTACCTTGGCGATGCTCCGCGCTGGTACCGCCGGGAAATCCGCATTGTGCGCCCCGGCGCCGGCATTTACTCCTACCGCGACGCGCAGGGCTTTCGTAAAAACCAAGATGAAAAGCTGCGCGTGAAGCTGCTGGATGCCACCGTGCATCATTATGGCTACGTGAAAGCCCCCGCGGCCATGCAACGCAAGCAGGAAACCTTCGGCAAGCTCTGGCATTCCGATGAGTGGATGGCCGAGCATGTGGTGCCCGCTACGGAGTTCGACTATAGCCAGGTAGACTCCCTGCAGCGCTACACCGGCACGCACCCGCAGGTAATGCTGGCGCGCATTAAGACGCAGAACTGGCAGTATGAGCATGATATGTCTCGCAACCGCTACCGCCGGAAAGACCAGCTAAAGCACCTGGTGGAAAAGCTTACGGGCTACCGCCCGGGCGAATACCGCAATTATAAGCTGGTGTAG
- a CDS encoding EamA family transporter, whose protein sequence is MPWFLLALLTAFCLALYNFFIKLAADHIPAAVGAVVLQLVAALLGGAWLLWLKLQGQPLPLSGKGLGLAALAGLGVGLAEILTFVIFSRGVPSSVGTPIIVGGSVLLTAALGLLLLRESLSLSQALGLLLIVGGIALLARGH, encoded by the coding sequence ATGCCCTGGTTTCTGCTGGCCCTGCTGACGGCGTTTTGCCTGGCCCTCTATAACTTCTTTATCAAGCTGGCCGCCGACCATATTCCCGCGGCCGTGGGCGCGGTGGTGCTGCAGCTGGTAGCAGCCTTGCTGGGTGGGGCCTGGCTCCTGTGGCTGAAACTGCAGGGCCAGCCGCTGCCTCTATCGGGCAAAGGGCTGGGATTGGCGGCACTGGCCGGACTGGGCGTGGGCCTGGCCGAGATTCTCACGTTTGTCATCTTCAGCCGGGGCGTGCCCTCCTCGGTAGGCACGCCCATAATTGTGGGTGGCTCCGTGTTGCTGACGGCAGCGCTGGGTTTGTTGCTGCTGCGCGAATCCCTTTCTCTCTCGCAGGCGTTGGGGTTGCTGCTGATTGTGGGCGGCATTGCACTACTGGCGCGCGGGCACTAA
- a CDS encoding Maf family nucleotide pyrophosphatase encodes MRLLLASNSPRRRQLLSDLGLSYEVRLQEVDESFPSHLRRAEIAEYLAAHKASAYAASLAPDEVVLTADTIVCLEDEVLNKPADEAEARQMLSRLQGRTHDVFTGVCLLGGNGRRVVFSDQTRVHFKPLSPVEIDYYVRQYQPLDKAGAYGAQDWVGMVAITRLEGSYFNVMGLPVHRVWEELHKFGLLLPV; translated from the coding sequence ATGCGTTTACTGCTTGCTTCTAACTCACCCCGCCGGCGCCAGCTGCTTTCCGACCTGGGCCTTTCCTACGAAGTGCGCCTGCAGGAGGTAGACGAAAGTTTCCCGTCCCACCTGCGCCGCGCCGAAATTGCCGAATACCTGGCCGCCCATAAAGCCTCCGCCTACGCCGCCAGCCTGGCCCCGGACGAAGTGGTGCTCACCGCCGATACTATTGTGTGCCTGGAAGACGAAGTACTGAACAAGCCGGCAGATGAGGCCGAAGCCCGGCAGATGCTCAGTCGTCTGCAGGGCCGCACGCATGATGTATTCACCGGCGTGTGTCTACTGGGGGGCAACGGCCGCAGGGTGGTGTTTTCGGATCAGACGCGTGTGCATTTCAAGCCCCTCAGCCCGGTGGAAATTGACTACTACGTGCGGCAGTACCAGCCCCTGGATAAAGCCGGCGCCTACGGTGCCCAGGACTGGGTGGGCATGGTGGCCATAACCCGGCTGGAAGGCTCCTACTTCAATGTTATGGGGTTGCCCGTGCATCGGGTGTGGGAAGAGCTGCACAAATTTGGGTTACTCTTGCCCGTATGA
- a CDS encoding DUF1015 domain-containing protein, producing the protein MAEIQPVRGWRYNPALSAAIDDYVSPLFDVVSPKQREALYRNPLNSIHLSVPRGEDAAGAALALLTEWQEKHILEQDELPGIYVYYQYFRLPGNAREYCRKGFMCHIRAYDWSENVVLRHENTLPVAVNDRAELLARTQFQTSATHGLYRDELHELEPFMDEAMKAPLYETDEDYQGARDVLAVIQDAAVIQRFRHVLQQREVILADGHHRYEGSLAYRQARQLANPAATGQEAWNYHLMYLTNSASDDLRILPTHRLLLEMPEGLTDAEFLSRLEPYFLILPQEDAYSLPELIAGKRWAFGLYLDGQAFKLRLRPEVHQQLSWPTTPEVKALDLTVLHFFVLEKALGIVGPDAQRQWSGIAYVRNFSECLTRVDRHEARAAIITNEVTMDEVESVCHSGAVMPPKSTFFYPKTIGGFLFTSIRDDEHTHAFTACF; encoded by the coding sequence TTGGCTGAAATTCAACCCGTGCGCGGCTGGCGCTATAATCCGGCGCTTAGTGCTGCCATAGACGACTATGTATCGCCGCTGTTCGACGTAGTTTCGCCGAAGCAGCGCGAGGCCCTGTACCGTAATCCGCTGAACAGCATTCACCTTTCCGTGCCCCGCGGTGAGGATGCCGCCGGCGCGGCCCTGGCCCTCCTCACGGAGTGGCAGGAGAAACATATCCTGGAGCAGGATGAGCTGCCGGGCATTTATGTATACTACCAGTATTTCCGGCTGCCGGGCAACGCTCGCGAATACTGCCGCAAGGGCTTTATGTGCCATATCCGGGCCTACGACTGGAGCGAAAACGTGGTGCTGCGCCACGAAAACACGCTTCCCGTAGCCGTAAACGACCGGGCCGAGCTGCTGGCCCGCACCCAGTTTCAGACCAGCGCCACCCACGGCCTCTACCGCGACGAGCTGCACGAGTTGGAGCCGTTTATGGACGAGGCCATGAAAGCGCCTTTGTACGAGACGGACGAAGATTATCAGGGTGCGCGGGACGTGCTGGCCGTTATTCAGGATGCCGCCGTTATTCAGCGCTTCCGGCACGTGCTCCAGCAGCGGGAAGTTATTCTGGCCGATGGGCACCACCGCTACGAGGGTTCCCTGGCCTACCGGCAGGCCCGGCAACTGGCCAACCCCGCTGCCACCGGCCAGGAAGCCTGGAATTATCACCTCATGTACCTCACCAATTCGGCCTCCGATGACCTGCGCATTCTGCCCACGCACCGCCTGCTGCTGGAAATGCCGGAGGGCCTGACGGACGCCGAATTTCTCTCCCGCCTTGAACCATACTTCCTTATTCTCCCCCAGGAAGATGCCTACTCCCTGCCGGAATTGATTGCGGGCAAGCGCTGGGCCTTTGGACTGTATTTAGATGGCCAGGCCTTCAAGCTGCGCTTGCGGCCGGAAGTGCACCAACAGCTCAGCTGGCCTACCACCCCGGAAGTAAAAGCCCTGGACCTGACGGTGCTGCATTTCTTTGTGCTGGAAAAAGCACTGGGCATTGTGGGCCCCGATGCCCAGCGGCAGTGGTCGGGCATTGCGTACGTGCGTAACTTCTCCGAATGCCTCACGCGCGTAGACCGCCACGAAGCCCGCGCGGCTATTATCACCAATGAAGTAACCATGGATGAAGTGGAAAGCGTGTGCCACAGCGGCGCCGTGATGCCGCCCAAATCCACGTTCTTCTATCCTAAAACCATTGGTGGCTTCCTGTTCACCTCCATCCGCGACGACGAGCATACCCATGCGTTTACTGCTTGCTTCTAA
- the rffA gene encoding dTDP-4-amino-4,6-dideoxygalactose transaminase encodes MIPFNKPYLSGRETRYIEEAVRMGKISGDGAFTRRCHSFFEQQLGFHKTLMTTSGTAALEMAALLLNIQPGDEVIMPSFTFVSTANAFVMRGAKVVFADSTAENPNLAVAQLEALITPRTRAIVPVHYAGIACDMEAIMHLAQKHNLQVVEDAAHAIDSYYKDQPLGSIGHLAAFSFHETKNIISGEGGLLAINDTAFTQRAEIIWEKGTNRSAFFRGEVDKYTWVDIGSSFLPSDIIAAFLFAQLENLRDIQQRRKHLWQEYATRLAPLGKLGVGLPTLPEYATNNGHMFYLVCRSLQERTALIARLRACQVLAVFHYQPLHQSPYYRAKHDGRALPWAEHYADCLVRLPLFYELEAPQQAMIIEEVLTFYSAIV; translated from the coding sequence ATGATTCCCTTTAACAAGCCGTATCTCTCTGGCAGGGAAACCCGCTACATTGAAGAGGCCGTGCGAATGGGGAAAATATCCGGGGACGGCGCCTTTACCCGGCGCTGCCACTCGTTTTTTGAACAGCAGCTGGGCTTTCATAAAACGCTAATGACCACCTCCGGCACTGCCGCGCTGGAAATGGCAGCCCTCCTGCTCAATATTCAACCCGGCGACGAAGTTATTATGCCTTCGTTCACCTTTGTATCAACGGCCAATGCCTTTGTGATGCGCGGGGCAAAAGTGGTGTTTGCCGACAGTACCGCGGAAAACCCTAACCTGGCCGTTGCCCAGCTGGAGGCGCTCATTACGCCGCGCACCCGCGCCATTGTGCCCGTGCATTACGCCGGTATTGCCTGCGACATGGAGGCCATTATGCACTTGGCGCAAAAGCATAATCTACAGGTGGTAGAGGATGCCGCCCATGCCATTGATAGTTATTATAAAGATCAGCCCCTGGGCAGCATTGGCCATTTAGCGGCCTTTTCCTTTCACGAAACCAAGAATATAATTTCCGGCGAAGGAGGCTTGCTGGCCATCAACGACACGGCGTTTACCCAGCGGGCCGAAATCATATGGGAAAAAGGCACGAACCGCTCCGCTTTCTTTCGGGGCGAAGTAGATAAGTACACCTGGGTGGATATCGGCTCCTCTTTTCTGCCCTCGGATATTATTGCGGCCTTTCTGTTTGCACAGCTGGAAAACCTGCGGGACATTCAGCAGCGCCGCAAGCACCTGTGGCAGGAGTATGCCACCCGGCTGGCCCCGCTTGGAAAGCTGGGCGTTGGCTTGCCTACGCTGCCGGAATATGCCACCAATAATGGCCACATGTTTTATCTTGTGTGCCGCAGTCTGCAGGAGCGCACCGCGCTAATTGCCCGTTTGCGGGCCTGTCAGGTGCTAGCGGTATTCCACTATCAACCCTTACACCAGAGCCCCTATTATCGGGCTAAGCATGATGGTCGCGCCCTGCCGTGGGCGGAGCATTATGCGGATTGCCTCGTGCGCTTGCCGCTGTTTTATGAGTTGGAAGCGCCTCAGCAGGCAATGATAATCGAGGAGGTCCTTACATTTTATAGCGCCATCGTCTGA